In one Zymobacter palmae genomic region, the following are encoded:
- the gpM gene encoding phage terminase small subunit: MTTPARRHYMKVTAAEAAAASEGGMQGEAYEQHLMMLHRDKAELHTIRSIQDKIARKAERLPHYQSYLQGVLENGQGASDQVLVTLLLWTLDVGDIAAALPIAEYAIRYGLAAPDAHQRTNAEILVEEAVASLMDGDDNIDADNLPLLEEIARIVEGRDIVDPVRAKLHKAMGRACEAGGHDQDALDHYAKALALHDKCGCKRLRNELERRMKKNSDQSDG; the protein is encoded by the coding sequence ATGACCACCCCTGCCCGCCGCCATTACATGAAGGTCACCGCTGCCGAAGCAGCGGCAGCCAGTGAAGGGGGCATGCAGGGCGAAGCCTACGAGCAGCATCTGATGATGCTGCATCGTGACAAGGCCGAACTGCATACCATCCGTTCGATTCAAGACAAGATCGCCCGCAAGGCTGAGAGGCTGCCGCACTATCAGTCGTATCTGCAGGGCGTACTTGAAAACGGTCAAGGGGCTTCGGATCAAGTGCTGGTCACCCTGCTGCTGTGGACGCTGGACGTCGGCGATATTGCCGCCGCACTGCCGATCGCTGAATACGCTATCCGCTACGGGCTGGCCGCACCGGACGCCCATCAGCGTACTAACGCTGAGATTCTGGTCGAGGAAGCGGTCGCGTCACTGATGGACGGCGATGACAACATCGACGCCGATAACCTGCCGCTGCTGGAAGAGATCGCCCGCATCGTCGAGGGGCGCGACATCGTCGACCCCGTGCGCGCGAAACTGCATAAGGCGATGGGCCGTGCCTGCGAAGCGGGTGGCCACGATCAGGACGCACTGGATCACTACGCCAAAGCGTTGGCGCTGCATGACAAATGCGGCTGCAAACGACTGCGTAATGAACTGGAACGCCGGATGAAAAAGAACAGCGATCAGTCTGACGGCTGA
- a CDS encoding head completion/stabilization protein, translated as MSSFLVTGGDARTARPALTVKNADWWPDISADDLRDTHRITDTVTDARLKTAITTAIAAVNRLLRDWQRQQVTAGHASLAAVPVPDYLPPDGLNALYLRAVYCHAHALLIERYRDYDASGSGTRDSETKGEIAGDYRREAMFAICDLCDRPHNIVELI; from the coding sequence ATGAGCAGCTTTCTAGTGACGGGTGGCGATGCCCGCACCGCACGCCCTGCCCTCACCGTTAAAAACGCCGACTGGTGGCCGGATATCAGCGCCGACGACCTGCGCGATACCCACCGCATCACCGATACCGTCACCGACGCACGCTTAAAGACCGCGATCACCACCGCCATCGCCGCCGTCAATCGCCTACTGCGCGACTGGCAGCGTCAGCAGGTGACCGCGGGGCATGCATCACTGGCCGCCGTGCCGGTGCCTGACTACCTGCCGCCGGACGGCCTAAACGCGCTTTACCTGCGCGCCGTGTACTGCCATGCCCATGCGCTACTCATTGAACGCTACCGCGACTACGACGCCTCGGGCAGCGGTACCCGTGACAGCGAAACCAAAGGCGAGATCGCGGGCGATTACCGCCGTGAAGCCATGTTCGCCATCTGTGATCTCTGTGATCGACCGCACAACATCGTTGAACTGATATGA